One Nerophis lumbriciformis linkage group LG19, RoL_Nlum_v2.1, whole genome shotgun sequence DNA segment encodes these proteins:
- the psma8 gene encoding proteasome subunit alpha-type 8: MAARYDRAITVFSPDGHLFQVEYAQEAVKKGSTAVGIRGKDIVVLGVEKKSVAKLQEERTVRKICALDEHVCMAFAGLTADARIVINRARVECQSHRLTVEDPVTVEYITRYIATLKQRYTQSNGRRPFGISALIVGFDDDGTPRLYQTDPSGTYHAWKANAIGRSAKTVREFLEKNYTDEAIAGDNEAIKLAIKALLEVVQSGGKNIELAVIRRNQPLKILESKEIETLVAEIEKEKEEEAEKKKQKKST, translated from the exons ATGGCGGCCAGATACGATAGAGCTATCACCGTCTTCTCTCCGGATGGTCATCTTTTCCAAGTAGAGTACGCACAAGAAGCTGTAAAGAAAGGCTCCACTGCG GTAGGAATCAGGGGTAAAGACATTGTAGTCCTTGGAGTGGAGAAGAAATCTGTAGCAAAGTTGCAGGAGGAGAGAACCGTCCGCAAGATATGTGCCCTGGACGAGCACGTCTGTATGGCATTTGCAG GGCTGACAGCAGACGCGCGAATTGTGATAAACAGAGCACGGGTTGAGTGTCAGAGCCACAGGTTAACTGTGGAGGATCCTGTCACTGTTGAATACATCACACGCTACATCGCCACTCTGAAACAG CGCTACACTCAAAGCAACGGTCGCAGGCCATTTGGTATCTCCGCTTTGATTGTGGGCTTCGACGATGATGGCACTCCCAGGCTGTATCAGACCGACCCGTCAGGAACCTACCATGCCTGGAAG GCAAACGCAATTGGCCGTAGTGCCAAAACCGTAAGGGAGTTTCTGGAGAAGAACTACACAGATGAAGCCATCGCTGGAGATAATGAGGCAATCAAGTTGGCAATCAAGGCTTTGCTTGAG GTGGTCCAGTCAGGGGGAAAAAACATTGAACTTGCCGTCATCAGACGAAATCAGCCACTCAAG ATCCTTGAATCCAAGGAGATTGAGACCCTAGTGGCTGAGATCGaaaaagaaaaagaggaagaggcagaaaagaagaagcagaagaaatcTACTTGA